In one window of Streptomyces sp. NBC_01224 DNA:
- a CDS encoding ABC transporter substrate-binding protein yields the protein MTTFTRRRGVTLGALTLAGALALSACGSSDSDSGNDSASGTARTHTMKTAMGDVEVPVNPQRVVVLDTGELDSALTLGVQPVGATHSATDDGFPAYLPESRTKDIKEVGEIANPNLETVASLKPDLILTSKVRDGDRYEQLSAIAPTVMTESTGTAWKENFQTHAEALGKQAEAKKVVAEYDAHVADVTEAIGGKEKAAATDVNFVRFVEGADIRIYGKQNYIGSILADLGMGRPSITDKAKDGFSYDVSPEKIDLADADVIFTSTYGDPEKAGATRTMNSGLWKGLTASKGGKVFKVDDRLWIAGIGYTAADKILDEFQTDLTK from the coding sequence ATGACCACCTTCACCCGCCGCCGCGGCGTCACCCTCGGCGCTCTCACCCTGGCCGGCGCCCTCGCGCTCTCCGCCTGCGGCTCCTCGGACTCCGACAGCGGCAACGACAGCGCCTCCGGCACCGCCAGGACCCACACCATGAAGACGGCCATGGGGGACGTCGAGGTCCCCGTGAACCCGCAGCGCGTCGTGGTCCTCGACACCGGTGAGCTGGACTCCGCACTCACCCTCGGCGTGCAGCCGGTCGGCGCGACGCACTCGGCGACGGACGACGGCTTCCCCGCCTACCTGCCCGAGAGCCGGACGAAGGACATCAAGGAGGTCGGCGAGATCGCCAACCCCAACCTGGAGACCGTCGCCTCGCTGAAGCCGGACCTGATCCTCACCAGCAAGGTCCGTGACGGTGACCGTTACGAACAGCTCAGTGCGATCGCCCCCACCGTGATGACGGAGTCCACCGGGACCGCCTGGAAGGAGAACTTCCAGACGCACGCGGAGGCGCTCGGCAAGCAGGCCGAGGCGAAGAAGGTCGTGGCCGAGTACGACGCCCATGTCGCGGACGTGACCGAGGCGATCGGCGGCAAGGAGAAGGCGGCCGCCACGGACGTCAACTTCGTCCGCTTCGTCGAGGGCGCCGACATCCGCATCTACGGCAAGCAGAACTACATCGGCTCGATCCTCGCCGACCTCGGCATGGGCCGCCCCTCGATCACCGACAAGGCCAAGGACGGCTTCTCGTACGACGTGTCCCCCGAGAAGATCGACCTCGCGGACGCGGATGTCATCTTCACGTCGACGTACGGCGACCCGGAGAAGGCGGGGGCGACCAGGACGATGAACAGCGGCCTGTGGAAGGGGCTGACGGCGTCCAAGGGCGGAAAGGTCTTCAAGGTCGACGACCGCCTGTGGATCGCGGGCATCGGGTACACGGCCGCGGACAAGATCCTCGACGAGTTCCAGACGGATCTGACGAAGTAG
- a CDS encoding DNA-binding protein: protein MARRKLIHEGTLVLDSEGLSKLLGDDEAVVALVAEARSRGMEVVISALTIIEAVHARTNKARLAWVLSGLRTVPVGDEEAKAASTLLMAAGLHGHKYAIDAAVAEAALRQRRPVVMLTSDVEDMNKLCGDRVRLVVV, encoded by the coding sequence GTGGCCCGCCGCAAGCTGATCCACGAAGGGACACTCGTCCTCGACAGCGAGGGGCTCTCCAAGCTGCTCGGTGATGACGAGGCGGTGGTGGCCCTGGTCGCGGAGGCGCGGTCCAGGGGGATGGAGGTGGTCATCTCCGCGCTCACCATCATCGAAGCCGTGCACGCCCGCACCAACAAGGCCCGGCTGGCCTGGGTGCTGTCCGGTCTGCGCACCGTCCCGGTGGGCGACGAAGAGGCGAAGGCGGCCTCGACGCTATTGATGGCGGCAGGACTGCACGGCCATAAGTACGCCATCGACGCCGCCGTGGCCGAGGCGGCTCTGCGGCAGCGACGCCCCGTCGTCATGCTGACGTCCGACGTTGAGGACATGAACAAACTGTGCGGCGATCGGGTGCGCCTCGTCGTGGTGTGA
- a CDS encoding helicase C-terminal domain-containing protein, translated as MGMTTPPRTLAEALRARDDESLAGLLRARPDLLTPVPNDITQLATRAGTRASVVRALEHLDRFALQTAEALAVAPDPASYETLLGLLTGDGRDDGEHRDDADAAIGDALPAALTTLRQQALVWGEDDRLRLVRTARELLAPSPQHPSPTGLGPTVAEATAGMSPGRLQDILATAGLPATHDPVSAVASLSALFTDRARMGELLDTAPAEALSVLDRLVWGPPYGEVTPNPTPPVKWLRDRGLLLPVSTRTVVLPREAALHLRAGRAHRVPEPQPPAVEAVANRDPQAVDSAAAGQAFLAVNTVEELLKNWNGGGPAILRSGGLSVRELKKTATALDVSEPVAAFWVELTYAAGLLASDGEADERYAPTPAYDDWAELPAQDRWVHLATTWLAATRTPGLVGGQDAKGRALSALGPDLDRSAAPEVRHRVLALLAALQPGTAPDPETVLARLRWERPLRGASASAGDTTDLRSRIALWTLNESELLGITGRGALAAHTRALLGSGPAEAAALLAPLIPEPLDHVLLQADLTAVAPGPLERPLADMLSALADIESKGGATVYRFTPGSVRRALDAGQSAADLHAFLAAHSRTPVPQPLSYLIDDVARRHGHLRIGAASSYVRCDDEAVLNEILADRRSATLRLRRLAPTALAAQIDPASLLDGLREMGYAPAAESAEGDVLITRAGARRTPPRTAPVPVPEGPPVPDATLLGAAVRAIRAGDTAATVVRKDPADAPAAPSGSLPRTTSAETLATVQAAAMTGSALWIGYVNADGAASQRVIAPVRVEGGFVTAYDHTADEVRTYPLHRITGVAELADDATP; from the coding sequence ATGGGGATGACCACACCACCGCGGACGCTCGCAGAAGCTCTCCGCGCCCGGGACGACGAGTCGTTGGCGGGGCTGCTGCGTGCCCGCCCCGATCTCCTCACCCCCGTACCCAACGACATCACTCAGCTCGCGACGAGAGCCGGCACGCGCGCCTCCGTCGTACGCGCCCTGGAACACCTCGACCGGTTCGCTCTGCAGACCGCCGAGGCACTCGCCGTGGCCCCCGACCCCGCCTCGTACGAGACGCTGCTCGGCCTCCTCACCGGCGACGGCCGGGACGACGGCGAGCACCGCGACGACGCGGACGCGGCGATCGGGGACGCGCTGCCCGCCGCCCTGACCACCCTGCGCCAACAGGCCCTCGTCTGGGGCGAGGACGACCGGCTGCGGCTGGTGCGCACCGCGCGCGAACTCCTCGCGCCGTCCCCGCAGCACCCGTCCCCCACCGGCCTCGGCCCCACCGTCGCGGAGGCGACCGCCGGAATGTCGCCGGGCCGCCTCCAGGACATCCTGGCGACCGCCGGACTGCCCGCCACCCATGACCCGGTCTCCGCCGTGGCATCCCTGTCCGCGCTCTTCACCGACCGGGCCAGGATGGGCGAGCTGCTGGACACCGCTCCCGCCGAGGCCCTGTCCGTACTGGACCGGCTGGTGTGGGGGCCGCCGTACGGGGAAGTGACCCCGAACCCCACCCCGCCGGTGAAATGGCTGCGCGATCGGGGGCTGCTGCTGCCCGTGTCGACCCGCACCGTGGTGCTGCCCCGCGAGGCCGCCCTGCATCTGCGGGCCGGGCGCGCCCACCGCGTACCGGAACCGCAGCCGCCCGCCGTGGAGGCGGTCGCGAACCGTGATCCCCAGGCTGTGGACAGCGCGGCGGCCGGCCAGGCGTTCCTGGCGGTGAACACCGTCGAGGAGCTGCTGAAGAACTGGAACGGCGGCGGCCCCGCGATACTGCGCTCCGGCGGGCTCAGTGTCCGCGAACTGAAGAAGACCGCCACCGCTCTCGACGTCTCCGAGCCCGTCGCCGCGTTCTGGGTCGAACTCACCTACGCGGCCGGGCTGCTGGCATCCGACGGAGAGGCCGACGAACGGTACGCGCCGACGCCCGCGTACGACGACTGGGCCGAACTCCCCGCCCAGGACCGCTGGGTGCACCTCGCCACCACCTGGCTCGCCGCCACCCGCACCCCGGGCCTGGTCGGCGGCCAGGACGCCAAGGGCCGGGCCCTGTCCGCCCTCGGCCCCGACCTCGACCGTTCCGCCGCCCCCGAGGTACGCCACCGGGTCCTGGCCCTCCTCGCCGCCCTGCAACCGGGCACCGCCCCCGACCCGGAGACAGTGCTCGCCCGGCTGCGCTGGGAACGGCCCCTGCGCGGCGCCTCCGCCTCCGCCGGGGACACCACCGACCTGCGGTCCCGGATCGCCCTGTGGACACTCAACGAATCCGAGCTCCTCGGCATCACCGGCCGCGGCGCGCTCGCCGCGCACACCCGCGCCCTGCTCGGCTCCGGGCCGGCCGAGGCCGCCGCGCTGCTCGCGCCCCTCATCCCGGAGCCGCTGGACCACGTCCTGCTCCAGGCCGACCTGACGGCCGTCGCCCCCGGCCCGCTGGAGCGCCCCCTGGCGGACATGCTCTCCGCCCTCGCGGACATCGAGTCGAAGGGCGGCGCGACGGTCTACCGGTTCACCCCCGGGTCCGTACGCCGCGCCCTGGACGCCGGACAGTCCGCGGCCGATCTGCACGCGTTCCTCGCCGCCCACAGCCGTACGCCGGTGCCGCAGCCGCTCAGCTACCTCATCGACGACGTCGCCCGCCGCCACGGCCACCTGCGGATCGGCGCCGCCTCCTCGTACGTACGCTGCGACGACGAGGCCGTGCTGAACGAGATCCTCGCCGACAGGCGCTCGGCCACCCTGCGCCTGCGCCGCCTCGCACCGACGGCCCTGGCCGCCCAGATCGACCCCGCCTCCCTGCTCGACGGGCTGCGCGAGATGGGGTACGCGCCGGCCGCCGAGTCCGCCGAGGGCGACGTCCTGATCACCCGCGCGGGCGCCCGCCGCACCCCGCCCCGCACGGCCCCGGTCCCCGTGCCCGAGGGCCCCCCGGTCCCGGACGCCACGCTGCTCGGCGCGGCGGTGAGGGCGATCCGCGCCGGGGACACGGCCGCCACGGTGGTCCGCAAGGACCCGGCCGACGCGCCCGCGGCCCCGTCCGGCTCCCTGCCCCGTACGACCTCCGCCGAGACCCTTGCCACCGTCCAGGCCGCCGCGATGACCGGGTCGGCGCTCTGGATCGGCTACGTCAACGCGGACGGCGCGGCCAGCCAGCGCGTCATCGCCCCGGTCCGGGTCGAGGGCGGGTTCGTCACGGCGTACGACCACACGGCGGACGAAGTCCGCACGTACCCGCTGCACCGGATCACCGGCGTCGCCGAACTGGCCGACGACGCCACGCCCTGA
- a CDS encoding DNA repair helicase XPB: MTGPLIVQSDKTLLLEVDHDQADACRRAIAPFAELERAPEHIHTYRLTPLGLWNARAAGHDAEQVVDALVQYSRYPVPHALLVDIAETMARYGRLTLSKHPVHGLVLTSTDRPVLEEILRSRKVQPLVGARIDPDTVAVHPSERGQIKQTLLKLGWPAEDLAGYVDGEAHPIELAEDGWALRPYQKQAVEGFWHGGSGVVVLPCGAGKTLVGAGAMAQAKATTLILVTNTVSARQWKHELVKRTSLTEDEIGEYSGTRKEIRPVTIATYQVLTTRRKGIYPHLELFDSRDWGLVIYDEVHLLPAPVFKFTADLQARRRLGLTATLVREDGRESDVFSLIGPKRFDAPWKEIEAQGYIAPADCVEVRVNLTDSERLAYATAETEEKYRFCATTATKRKVTEALVRKHRGEQTLVIGQYIDQLDELGEHLNAPVIKGETSNAQREKLFDAFREGELSVLVVSKVANFSIDLPEATVAIQVSGTFGSRQEEAQRLGRVLRPKADGHEARFYSVVARDTIDQDFAAHRQRFLAEQGYAYRIVDADELLTDN, translated from the coding sequence GTGACCGGACCCCTCATCGTCCAGAGCGACAAGACACTGCTCCTGGAAGTCGACCACGATCAGGCCGACGCCTGCCGTCGGGCGATCGCGCCCTTCGCCGAGCTGGAGCGGGCGCCCGAGCACATCCACACCTACCGGCTGACCCCGCTCGGGCTGTGGAACGCGCGCGCCGCCGGGCACGACGCCGAGCAGGTCGTCGACGCGCTCGTGCAGTACTCGCGCTATCCCGTTCCGCACGCGCTGCTCGTCGACATCGCCGAGACGATGGCCAGGTACGGCCGCCTCACGCTCTCCAAGCACCCGGTGCACGGTCTCGTGCTGACCTCGACCGACCGGCCCGTGCTGGAGGAGATCCTCCGGTCGAGGAAGGTCCAGCCGCTGGTCGGGGCACGGATCGACCCGGACACGGTGGCCGTGCACCCCTCGGAGCGGGGGCAGATCAAGCAGACACTGCTGAAGCTGGGCTGGCCGGCCGAGGACCTCGCCGGGTACGTCGACGGCGAGGCGCACCCCATCGAGCTGGCTGAGGACGGCTGGGCGCTGCGGCCGTACCAGAAGCAGGCTGTCGAGGGGTTCTGGCACGGCGGCTCGGGTGTCGTCGTGCTGCCCTGCGGTGCGGGGAAGACACTGGTCGGGGCCGGTGCGATGGCCCAGGCCAAGGCGACCACGCTGATCCTGGTGACGAACACCGTCTCGGCCCGGCAGTGGAAGCACGAGCTGGTGAAGCGGACCTCGCTGACCGAGGACGAGATCGGTGAGTACAGCGGTACGCGCAAGGAGATCCGGCCGGTCACCATCGCCACCTACCAGGTGCTGACGACCCGCCGCAAGGGCATCTACCCGCACCTGGAGCTGTTCGACTCCCGCGACTGGGGTCTGGTGATCTACGACGAGGTGCATCTGCTGCCCGCGCCCGTCTTCAAGTTCACCGCCGACCTGCAGGCCCGGCGCCGCCTCGGCCTCACCGCGACGCTGGTGCGTGAGGACGGCCGCGAGTCGGACGTCTTCTCCCTGATCGGACCCAAGCGGTTCGACGCCCCGTGGAAGGAGATCGAGGCGCAGGGCTACATCGCGCCCGCCGACTGTGTCGAGGTGCGGGTCAATCTGACGGACTCGGAGCGGCTCGCGTACGCGACCGCCGAGACCGAGGAGAAGTACCGGTTCTGTGCGACGACCGCGACGAAGCGGAAGGTGACGGAGGCGCTGGTACGCAAGCACCGGGGCGAGCAGACCCTTGTCATCGGGCAGTACATCGACCAGCTCGACGAGCTGGGTGAGCATCTGAACGCCCCGGTGATCAAGGGCGAGACGAGCAACGCCCAGCGCGAGAAGCTCTTCGACGCGTTCCGCGAGGGCGAGCTCAGCGTCCTCGTGGTGTCGAAGGTCGCGAACTTCTCCATCGACCTGCCGGAGGCGACCGTCGCCATCCAGGTGTCGGGGACGTTCGGCTCGCGGCAGGAGGAGGCGCAGCGGCTCGGCCGGGTACTGCGACCGAAGGCCGACGGGCACGAGGCGCGGTTCTACTCGGTGGTCGCCCGCGACACGATCGACCAGGACTTCGCGGCGCACCGCCAGCGGTTCCTGGCCGAGCAGGGGTACGCCTACCGGATCGTGGACGCGGACGAGCTGCTGACCGACAACTGA